CCCCTGGAGATCCGAACCGGCGCCGGGCTCCGTCATCGCGATCGCCGAGACCAGCTCTCCGCTGCAGAAGCCCGGCAGCCAGCGCCGCTTCTGCTCCGGTGTCGCCAGCGAGGTCAGATACGGGCCGATCATGTCGTTGTGCAGCCCGATCGCGAACCCGGGGGTGTACGCCCGGCCGAACTCCTCGGCGAGAACGGCGCTGAAACGGAAGCCGGGGTCGCCGCCACCGCCGTACTCCTCCTCGACGGCCAGACCCAGCAGCCCCTGCCGGCCGGCGGCACGCCACACGTCCCGCGAGACGATGCCGTCCTTCTCCCACTGGTCGTAGTACGGGATCACTTCCTTGGCGAGGAAAGTACGTACGGTCTCGCGGAACGCCTCGTGCTCGGCGGTCAAGAGACGTCGCTCCATGGTCATCAACTTCCTTCGGATCGAGAGTGGTTCAGGTGGGGCCGGCGGAATCCAGTCGCGCGCGGCGGCGAAACGCCCCCGGGGCGGTCACTGTCGGGAGGCGGCGAGGAGGCGTCCGGCCTGCTCGATGCCGCGGACACCTTCGTACGACCCGCCGCCGTCGCACGGGATCACGGCACCGGAGATGTACGCGGCCGCCGAGGACGACAGGAACATCGCCAGGTCCGCGATCTCCTCTTTGGTGCCGAACCGGCCCAACGGCACGCTCGTGACCGCGTCGCCGTCGGGGTCCGCCGGCGACAGGCGAGCCATGCCCTCGGTACCTGAGATCGGGCCCGGCGCAATGGCGTTGACCCGGATCCCCTTGCCGCCCCACTCCAGCGCCAGCACCCGGGTGAGCTGATCCACGCCGGCCTTCGCGGCGCAGACATGTGCCTGGTAGCGCACCGGGATCCAGGCCTGCGGCGCGGTGATGTTGATGACCGACGCGCCGGGGGAGAGGTGCTCGAACCCTGCCCGCATCACATGGAACGAGCCGTTCAGATCGATGTCGACGACGACCTTGAAGCCGTTCGAGGACAGGTCGTTGGCCTCGGCGAGAAAGTTTCCGGCAGCTCCGGAGACCAGGACGTCAACTGTCCCCCACTCCGAGCCCACCGCCTCGAAGACCGCCGCGACCGAGTCCATGTCCCGCACGTCGGCAACGAAACCGAGCACCGGACCGCCGTACCCCCGCAACTGCTCGACCGCCGCGTCGACGTTGGCCTGCTTGCGGCTGGCCACCGCCACGGCGGCGCCCCGCGTGGCGAACGCCTCGGCGATGGCGAGGTTGATGCCGGTCGTCCCTCCGAAGACGACCGCCTTCTTGCCGCTGAAATCGAACCGGATGTCCATACCCATGACTCCCTGGACGCACTGACGTGGACGCAATGACGCACGCCTCCTGATCGAGGAGTGCGATGACGGCAGCGTCGACCAACCTGACAAAATAATCAAGTGCGGGCTTGCGGGTAGTCGTGTGCGGGCACGGCTTCACCCTCTCGGGTATGCAGTCAGGGAGTTATGTGATGTCTGCCTCATCGACAAAAAAGTCAGGCGACGGTCTTGAGGCGATTGTGCAACTAGTTGCACAATCGCAGCCCCGGTCTCCCAGCGGGAGCCCTCTCCTCGCGATCAAGCGCCACTGAGCCTCCAGCGATTGCCACCGAAGGACACCTATGCCGCTGCCTGCCGCCCTCTCGTGCCCGCTCACGCTTCCCGTAGTGGGCTCGCCCCTCTTCATCGCCTCGGGCCCCGACCTGGTGATCGCCCAGTGCCAGGCCGGTGTCATCGGGTCGTTCCCCGCCCTGAACGCCCGCCCCGCATCGCTGCTCGCCGACTGGCTGGACCGCATCACCGAGGAGAACGCCTCCTACGCGGCCGCGCACCCGGAAGCCGTGGTCGCCCCGTTCGCGGTGAACCAGATCGTGCACCGCTCCAACGACCGCCTGGAACTCGACATGGGCGTGATCGTGGAGCACCGGGTACCGATCGTGATCACCTCGCTGGGTGCGCGGCCCGAGATCAACGACGCCGTGCACTCCTACGGCGGCATCGTGCTCCACGACGTGACCAGCAACGAGTTCGCGCGCAAGGCCATCGAGAAGGGCGCCGACGGCCTCATCGCCGTGGCCGCCGGCGCCGGTGGCCACGCCGGTACGCAGTCACCCTTCGCTCTCGTCCAGGAGATCCGCGAGTGGTTCGACGGCCCGCTGCTGATGTCCGGCGCCATCGCGCACGGCCGCTCGATCCTCGCCGCCTTGGCCGCGGGAGCCGACCTCGCCTATGTCGGGTCGGCGTTCCTCTCCACCGTCGAGGCCGACAACTCGCCCGCGTACAAGCAGATGATCGTCGACAGCACCGCCAAGGACATCGTCTACAGCAACCTCTTCACGGGCGTCCACGGCAACTACTTGCGCGGCAGCATCGCCGCCACCGGTCTCGACCCCGACGGCCTGCCCGAGTCCGACCCGTCGGCCATGAGCTTCGCCTCCGACGGCGACATCCGGGCCAAGCCCTGGAAGGACATCTGGGGTTCCGGACAGGGCATCGGCGCGATCAAGCAGACCCGGACCGCCGCCGAACTCGTCGCCGCATTCAAGACGCAGTACGACGACGCCGTACTCGACCTGATGCGCAGGACCGCGCCCTACGCCGCGGCCCCGCTCAACCGCTGAGCCCTGGCCATGGGAGCGCGGCCCCGACACGCACGAAAGGAACGCTGATGCCGAGCAACACCGTCATCGCCGTGTCCACCGAGGACACGGTACGAACGATCCGACTGGACCGGCCGACCCGGCTGAACAGCCTGGACCTCGACGCCAAAGCCCAGTTGCTGGCGGCATTGAGGGAGGCCGCCGAGAGCCCGGACGTCCGAGCGGTCGTACTCACCGGCACCGGGCGGGCGTTCTGCGTCGGCCAGGACCTGCGGGAGGCGCGTTCCGCCGAGGTCGGACCCGCGATGGGCGACGCGGTGCGAGAGCAGTACAACCCCCTCGTACGGACGCTCCTGACGATGCCCAAGCCCGTGCTCGCCGCGGTCAACGGCGTCGCCGCCGGTGCCGGCCTGTCCCTGGCGCTGGCCTGCGACTTCCGGATCGCCGCCGCATCAGCGACGCTCACCACCGCATTCGCGGGCATCGGCCTGTCCTGCGACACCGGCATCTCCTGGACGCTGCCCCGCATCGTCGGCCGGGCAACAGCGTTCGATCTGCTGCTGCGCCCCCGAGTCGTGGACGCCGAGGAGGCACTCGGCCTGGGTCTCTTCAACCAGGTCGTGGCGGACGAAAACCTGGAGGCCGAGGTCCGTACGGCCGCCGTGCAACTGGCCGCCGGCCCCACCCGCGCATTCGGGGCCATCAAGACGGCCGTGACCTTCGCGGCCGAATCGACCCTCGACGCGGCACTGGAATGCGAGGCGGAACAGATCGCGCACACGGGCGCGTCGGAGGACTACGGGGTGGCGTTGAATGCCTTCCTGGAAAAGCGGATGCCGGTCTTCACAGGCCGGTGAGGTGGCCGATGCCGATGAGGGCCAGTGGCTCACCCTCTCCCTCCGGCCCAGCCCTCGTCGGGCGCGCCGCGCAGTCCGATGGCGGCCGCCCACAGGCGTGAGAGGTGATCGAGGACCATCTCGTCGTCGAAGGGCTCGTCCAGCGAATCCCTGGAGTGCGCGACCTGCTCGACCATCGACCCCAGCGCCAGGGCGGTCAGTCGGGGATTCAGCCGAGGGTTGGCCAGCCCCTCCTCCTGGAGCCGCCTGAGCCCCTTCTCGGCACGACTGACATAGAGCTCACGGATCTCGAGAACCATCTTCCGCAGGCTCTCATCGGCCGCACCGCCCTGGTCCGCGAGCCGCAGCACCTTCGACGCCTGATCCCAGGCACGCAGGTACAGACGGTTCGACTCGACGATCCGCGCGTACGGATCCTCGACCGTGTCCGTCGGCACGAGACTCGAAGCGAACATCTCCCCGGCGACCGACCGGACGACGTGGTGCAGCAGGTCGTCCTTGGACTCGAAGTAGGTGTAGAAGGTCCCGTACGACACTCCCGCCGCCTGGGCCACCGCCTCAGGGCTGAATCCCGACCAGCCCTGCTGCTCCAGGACCTCCCGGCCGGCAAGGATCAGGGCATCACGGGTCCGCCGACCACGCGTCGTGGTCGGCGGCGTGGGTGCCGGCTTGGTCCTCTGACGTCCCATGCTCGTATCATCGCATCCGCCCGCGCCGAGGTCGTCTTCCCGCAAGAGCCCCGGTCAGCGGCCTGTACCTCGCCGGACTGCCGCCTTCACGCCCCACGCGCGGGCCGGAACCGCGACCGACCTCTGCCTACGCCCGCCAGAGTGACACCTGGGCCGCGCTCCGCCTGGTCGCCCCGACCTGGTGGTCGGCTAGGGCCGTGAGGCGACGTGCCGGTCAGCCGGCCCGTCGGTGCGAGGACGAGGTCCCGGAGGCAGAGATGACGGTGAACCGGCTCGGTCTGGTCGTGCACGGCGGACGTACGGAGGCCGTGGAGGCGGGTCATGTGGTCCGCGCCTGGTGCGAGGAGCACGGCGTACGGTGCGCGGACATCGACGTTTGGGACGACGGCGGCCGGCGCAACGCCCGCGACGAAGTCGAAGCCGCGGGTCGCCCCGATCTCATCGTCACCCTGGGCGGGGACGGCACTTTCCTGCGCGGCGCACGGCTGGCCGCCGAGGGCGACGCGCTCGTGCTGGGGGTCGACCTCGGGCGAGTCGGTTTCCTGACCGAGGTACCCGCCTCCGAAGTGCGCCTTGCGCTGGACGCGGTGCACGAGAACCGTCTCCACATCGACAGCCGCATGCTGCTCGCCCTGCGCGCCTCCAGACGCCTGGAGGTACCGGCGGACGTCGGGAAGATGATGCGGTACGGCCGCGGTCCCATGCTGCCGGCGCCTCAGGTGCGCCCGGACTGCGAGGTCGACGAGGAGTGGGGCATCCCGCTGAACGTCACCGCGCTCAACGATGTGGTGCTCGAGAAGCTCTCCAGGGACCGCCAGGTGTCCGTCGGCGTGTATGTGTCCGGCCGGCTCCTGGCCTCCTACTCGGCCGACGCCCTGCTCGTGGCGACCCCGACTGGCTCGACCGCCTACAGTTTCGCCGCCGGCGGCCCGGTCGTCTCACCGCGCGCCGAAGCGCTCGTCTTCACACCCGTCGCCCCGCACATGACGTTCAACCGCTCCATCGTCACCGCCCCCGACGAACCCGTCGGGCTGCGTGTCCTCGAACGGTCGGGGCAGGCCGCCGTCAGCATCGACGGCCAGGTGCGGGGCGTGCTCGAACCGGGGGACTGGATCGGGGTGTTCGCCGCACCACGCCGCCTGCGGGCCGTCCGGCTGGGGCCGATGGACTTCTACGGCCGTCTGCGGCAGCGCATGAACCTCACGGACGCTCCGGCAGCCGTCGCCGACGGAACTGCCGCGCCCCTGTGGTCCGTCTCGACACCTCCACCCAGAGACCTCTCGCATCTGACCCTGCTCACGGTCCCGGACGGACACTGAAGCCGCGTACGCCTCAGTAGCCCTGCTCGATCGCCTTCTCGCGCATCAGCCTTTCCAACTCCTCGTCCGACAGCGGGTGCAGCGTGTCGAGGAGGTGGCGCAGGCCGGGTTCATCGAGGTACTGGCTGTCGACCTGGGCCTCCGCGTGGCGGAGATGGCGGGTGAGGGTGATGGCGCGCGTGCCTCCGGGGAGTTCGCGGACCGTACGCATGTCGCCGCGGGTGTCCACGGAGCACGTGACGTCCTTTTGCACCAGCTCGGGGCATTGCGGTGTCGGGGTGAGCTGCGAGCGCATGGTCAGGCCCGCATACCCGACCTCGTTCTGCGCGACGGGGCGATAGTCGACGCCGACATAGGCGGGCCCGACCACGACACGGGAAATCTGCATCCCCGGCGGGGCGGCGCCCACGTACAGCAACTCCGGATGCTCCCGGTACCGCGCGACCTCCGCCGCGTGCTGCTGCTCCTGCGCCTGCGCCGGGCCGAGGAAACCCCCGTACATCACGCAGATCGCCAGCGCGGCCCCCGCCCCCAGCCGCACCCACCGGCCCGGCACGAAGAACGCCGCGGCGACGGCGTACGGCACTCCCGTGAGCGCAACGCGTGTGCCGGCGCTCCCGAGGTCGACGTCAGCACTGTAGGCGGCAATGCCGGCCGCGACGCCGACCGTACCGAGGAGGAAGACCAGGACCGCCCAGCCGAGTCGCCCGGCCACGGAGCCGCACAGCGGCACCACCGTCCGCGCCGACGTACCCACCACGGCCAACAGCCCCACCGTCAGGGGCGCCCCCAGCGCAAAGGCCACCACCGCAGCCTCGGCCCCACCGCCCCACCCCGTCACCAGCAACCCGAACCCGAGCACCGGAACCGCGGCCGTCATCGCCGCCCAGACCAAGAGGAGATGAAGAGCCGCCAACCACCCTCTGCCACTCACGACTCCCACGTCACCCGCCATGCCCGAAGATTGCCAGCCGACGTTCCGACGCACATGAGTTCTCGTACTCAGAACGCCGTCCCCCACCCGTCGGGTCAGCCCGCCCGCAGATAGCGCGCGAAATCGACCGGATCATCCAATGGGCGTCGTACGGCAGCCGTACGCCCCGCCCCTACCTCGTCCGGTACGCCCGCAGAAAGGTGCGTACACCCTCGACCACGAGTGGCCGGACGCGGGTGTCCTCCGCCGCGTTCGCGGA
The DNA window shown above is from Streptomyces chartreusis and carries:
- a CDS encoding NAD(+)/NADH kinase, with the translated sequence MTVNRLGLVVHGGRTEAVEAGHVVRAWCEEHGVRCADIDVWDDGGRRNARDEVEAAGRPDLIVTLGGDGTFLRGARLAAEGDALVLGVDLGRVGFLTEVPASEVRLALDAVHENRLHIDSRMLLALRASRRLEVPADVGKMMRYGRGPMLPAPQVRPDCEVDEEWGIPLNVTALNDVVLEKLSRDRQVSVGVYVSGRLLASYSADALLVATPTGSTAYSFAAGGPVVSPRAEALVFTPVAPHMTFNRSIVTAPDEPVGLRVLERSGQAAVSIDGQVRGVLEPGDWIGVFAAPRRLRAVRLGPMDFYGRLRQRMNLTDAPAAVADGTAAPLWSVSTPPPRDLSHLTLLTVPDGH
- a CDS encoding TetR/AcrR family transcriptional regulator, which codes for MGRQRTKPAPTPPTTTRGRRTRDALILAGREVLEQQGWSGFSPEAVAQAAGVSYGTFYTYFESKDDLLHHVVRSVAGEMFASSLVPTDTVEDPYARIVESNRLYLRAWDQASKVLRLADQGGAADESLRKMVLEIRELYVSRAEKGLRRLQEEGLANPRLNPRLTALALGSMVEQVAHSRDSLDEPFDDEMVLDHLSRLWAAAIGLRGAPDEGWAGGRG
- a CDS encoding SDR family oxidoreductase, with the protein product MGMDIRFDFSGKKAVVFGGTTGINLAIAEAFATRGAAVAVASRKQANVDAAVEQLRGYGGPVLGFVADVRDMDSVAAVFEAVGSEWGTVDVLVSGAAGNFLAEANDLSSNGFKVVVDIDLNGSFHVMRAGFEHLSPGASVINITAPQAWIPVRYQAHVCAAKAGVDQLTRVLALEWGGKGIRVNAIAPGPISGTEGMARLSPADPDGDAVTSVPLGRFGTKEEIADLAMFLSSSAAAYISGAVIPCDGGGSYEGVRGIEQAGRLLAASRQ
- a CDS encoding enoyl-CoA hydratase-related protein is translated as MPSNTVIAVSTEDTVRTIRLDRPTRLNSLDLDAKAQLLAALREAAESPDVRAVVLTGTGRAFCVGQDLREARSAEVGPAMGDAVREQYNPLVRTLLTMPKPVLAAVNGVAAGAGLSLALACDFRIAAASATLTTAFAGIGLSCDTGISWTLPRIVGRATAFDLLLRPRVVDAEEALGLGLFNQVVADENLEAEVRTAAVQLAAGPTRAFGAIKTAVTFAAESTLDAALECEAEQIAHTGASEDYGVALNAFLEKRMPVFTGR
- a CDS encoding NAD(P)H-dependent flavin oxidoreductase; amino-acid sequence: MGSPLFIASGPDLVIAQCQAGVIGSFPALNARPASLLADWLDRITEENASYAAAHPEAVVAPFAVNQIVHRSNDRLELDMGVIVEHRVPIVITSLGARPEINDAVHSYGGIVLHDVTSNEFARKAIEKGADGLIAVAAGAGGHAGTQSPFALVQEIREWFDGPLLMSGAIAHGRSILAALAAGADLAYVGSAFLSTVEADNSPAYKQMIVDSTAKDIVYSNLFTGVHGNYLRGSIAATGLDPDGLPESDPSAMSFASDGDIRAKPWKDIWGSGQGIGAIKQTRTAAELVAAFKTQYDDAVLDLMRRTAPYAAAPLNR